The Glycine soja cultivar W05 chromosome 8, ASM419377v2, whole genome shotgun sequence genome has a window encoding:
- the LOC114423163 gene encoding polygalacturonase 1 beta-like protein 3, with the protein MHNNMSTLSFFILLSTLLTVGYGGRDLGDKNPFTPKAYVARYWDQHVRNNLPKPSFLLSKASPMSASDTASFAKLAAANKLSTRLPEFCSAAHLLCFPEVRPSLEKHTEDAGFQTYNDGQNFTNYGTDFAGGIDTFKNYSNEISTTPVNDFRRYSRGAAGHEERFSAYASDSNVADQSFSTYGTNAAGGSGEFKNYSSNSNVPDLRFTTYSDSTGGRTQSFSSYSENGNAGGQTFQSYGKNSAGAANDFSAYGTGSNVASSDFTNYGKGGAGPNNTFTNYGVNMNNPTETFQSYADGTVGGTQSFSNYRDQANVGADSFKSYAKSTSGSEADFKSYGNSFNPGSDTFKGYAKGAEDSKVGFTTYSANTNATFKDYAKQGVSFASYNVSFSPGRASKTVSGSLVKRWVEPGKFFRESMLKDGTLMPMPDIRDKMPKRSFLPRSILTKLPFSSSKVHELKRLFKVSDNSSMEKMIMDSLGECERVPSMGETKRCVGSIEDMIDFSTSVLGRNVAVWTTENVNGSNKNVMVGRVKGMNGGKVTQSVSCHQSLFPYMLYYCHSVPKVRVYQADLLDPESKAKINHGVAICHLDTTAWSPTHGAFIALGSGPGRIEVCHWIFENDLTWTIAD; encoded by the exons atgCACAACAACATGAGCACTCTCTCTTTCTTCATCCTTCTTTCAACACTACTAACT GTTGGTTACGGTGGTCGCGACTTAGGAGATAAAAACCCGTTCACCCCGAAGGCTTACGTGGCACGTTACTGGGACCAACACGTCCGCAACAACTTGCCAAAGCCATCGTTTCTTCTCTCAAAAGCATCCCCAATGAGCGCTTCCGACACGGCGTCGTTCGCCAAGCTCGCCGCCGCGAACAAACTCTCCACCCGCCTGCCGGAGTTCTGCTCCGCCgcgcacctcctctgcttcccGGAGGTCCGTCCCAGCCTCGAGAAACACACCGAAGATGCCGGTTTCCAAACCTACAACGACGGCCAGAACTTCACCAACTACGGCACCGACTTCGCCGGCGGAATCGACACCTTCAAAAACTACTCCAACGAAATCTCCACCACCCCGGTGAACGACTTCCGCCGCTACAGCCGCGGCGCCGCCGGCCACGAAGAGCGATTCTCGGCCTACGCCAGCGATTCCAACGTCGCCGACCAGAGCTTCAGCACCTACGGCACCAACGCCGCCGGTGGCTCCGGCGAGTTCAAAAACTATTCCAGCAACTCCAACGTACCCGACTTGCGATTCACCACCTACTCCGACAGCACCGGCGGGAGAACGCAGTCGTTCTCCAGCTACAGCGAGAACGGAAACGCCGGCGGCCAGACCTTCCAATCCTACGGCAAGAACTCCGCCGGCGCGGCGAACGACTTCAGCGCCTACGGCACAGGCTCAAACGTCGCCTCTTCGGATTTCACGAACTATGGAAAAGGAGGTGCGGGCCCCAACAACACGTTCACGAATTACGGCGTTAACATGAACAACCCTACGGAAACGTTTCAGAGCTACGCAGACGGAACGGTTGGGGGAACGCAGAGTTTTTCCAACTACAGAGACCAAGCTAACGTAGGCGCTGACTCGTTCAAATCCTACGCTAAAAGCACGTCAGGCTCCGAAGCGGATTTCAAAAGCTACGGGAATTCCTTCAACCCTGGTTCGGACACTTTCAAAGGCTACGCCAAAGGCGCAGAAGATAGCAAGGTTGGTTTCACAACCTACAGCGCTAACACTAATGCTACGTTTAAGGATTACGCCAAACAGGGCGTATCCTTTGCTAGTTACAACGTATCTTTCTCTCCTGGGAGAGCATCCAAAACTGTTAGTGGCAGTTTGGTAAAAAGGTGGGTTGAACCGGGTAAGTTCTTTCGGGAGAGCATGCTTAAGGATGGGACTCTTATGCCCATGCCCGATATAAGAGATAAAATGCCCAAAAGGTCGTTTTTGCCCCGCTCCATTCTGACCAAATTGCCCTTCTCGTCTTCCAAGGTTCACGAGTTGAAGCGCCTCTTCAAGGTTTCTGATAACTCCTCCATGGAGAAGATGATAATGGACTCTTTGGGGGAGTGCGAGAGGGTGCCAAGCATGGGTGAGACCAAGCGCTGCGTGGGTTCTATTGAGGATATGATTGACTTTTCCACCTCCGTATTGGGCCGTAATGTCGCGGTTTGGACCACTGAGAATGTAAATGGGTCCAATAAGAATGTGATGGTGGGCCGGGTCAAAGGGATGAACGGTGGAAAGGTGACCCAATCGGTGTCGTGCCACCAAAGCTTGTTCCCTTACATGCTTTACTATTGTCACTCCGTTCCCAAGGTTCGGGTCTACCAAGCGGATCTATTAGACCCGGAATCTAAGGCCAAGATTAACCACGGTGTTGCTATTTGTCACTTGGATACCACTGCGTGGAGCCCCACCCACGGTGCATTCATAGCGCTCGGGTCGGGTCCGGGTCGGATCGAAGTGTGCCATTGGATCTTTGAGAATGACTTGACCTGGACTATTGCTGATTGA